From the genome of Nitrospira lenta, one region includes:
- the rimM gene encoding ribosome maturation factor RimM (Essential for efficient processing of 16S rRNA) produces the protein MVAEPVELVTVGRIERSFGVRGEVKVRSLSDVPGRLESLGAVSLLATNGKTWDTRVTHIRPAGPGYILALEGLTSPEEAGLWRGGLIQIPKGSAPPLPQGQYYECDLIGLRVQDEEGNGIGTLTDIWELTGNHVFVVQDGSKETLIPAARDLVVAVDLQQRVMTVHMIEGLGA, from the coding sequence ATGGTAGCCGAACCGGTCGAGCTCGTAACAGTAGGACGGATCGAACGGTCGTTCGGCGTCAGGGGCGAGGTGAAGGTACGTTCGCTCAGCGATGTACCCGGTCGATTGGAGTCATTGGGAGCCGTGAGTCTGCTGGCCACCAATGGCAAGACCTGGGATACGCGGGTGACGCATATTCGTCCTGCGGGGCCTGGATATATTCTCGCGCTCGAAGGCCTGACTTCCCCTGAGGAGGCCGGGCTGTGGCGCGGCGGGTTGATTCAAATCCCGAAAGGCAGTGCGCCTCCGTTGCCGCAAGGGCAGTACTATGAATGCGATCTTATTGGGTTGCGAGTGCAGGATGAAGAGGGGAACGGTATCGGGACGTTGACCGACATCTGGGAATTAACCGGCAATCATGTGTTTGTGGTGCAGGACGGGAGCAAGGAAACGCTCATCCCCGCAGCGCGAGATTTGGTTGTGGCCGTTGATTTACAGCAGCGGGTGATGACCGTACACATGATCGAAGGGTTGGGAGCGTGA
- the rpsP gene encoding 30S ribosomal protein S16: MAVHLRLARTGRHKRPMYRLVAADSRKARDGRFLEILGIFDPLKEQGLPDVKQDRVLTWLHHGAQPSVTVRTLLRRSGLWKQFEAEKAAKKKA, translated from the coding sequence GTGGCAGTTCATCTTAGATTGGCTCGGACAGGCAGACATAAGCGGCCGATGTATCGGTTGGTAGCGGCGGATTCCCGGAAGGCCCGCGACGGCCGGTTCCTGGAAATTCTCGGCATTTTCGACCCGCTCAAGGAACAGGGGCTTCCGGATGTGAAGCAGGACCGGGTGTTGACCTGGTTGCATCATGGCGCTCAGCCGTCGGTGACTGTGCGGACGTTGTTACGGCGATCCGGTCTCTGGAAGCAATTTGAAGCAGAGAAAGCGGCGAAGAAGAAGGCCTAG
- the ffh gene encoding signal recognition particle protein has translation MLDALSDKFEKILKKLRGQGVLTEHNIGEALKEVRLALLEADVNFKIVKDFIERVRVKAVGQEVLQSLTPGHQVVKVVWDELCDMMGREKAGLALHSQPPTVVMMVGLQGAGKTTTCGKLGRLFKGQGKRVLLVAADPRRPAAGDQLSSLGRDLGIDVHRVDNAQATQADVVRICQAGVERGREQGFDLVVLDTGGRLHIDDALMGELVAVKTAVAPHEVLLVADAMTGQDAVTMATQFDQKVGLTGVILTKVEGDARGGAVLSIRAVTGKPIKFLGVGEKLDALEVFHPDRMASRILGMGDVLSLIEKAQATFTQEQAEEAQQRLTSNSFTLEDFRKQMAQMNKLGSLEQILGMLPGGQKLKSVIEGDKPEREMKRVTAMIDSMTTRERRDHTIINGSRKKRIARGSGASVQEVNRLIKQFLSAKKLAKAMTGTGGRRQLAQLMRSM, from the coding sequence ATGCTGGACGCGCTGAGCGATAAGTTCGAGAAGATCCTGAAGAAGCTTCGTGGGCAAGGTGTGCTGACGGAGCACAACATCGGCGAAGCTTTGAAAGAAGTTCGGCTGGCGTTGCTTGAAGCCGATGTGAACTTCAAAATCGTCAAGGATTTCATCGAGCGAGTTCGCGTCAAAGCCGTCGGACAGGAAGTGTTGCAAAGCCTGACGCCCGGGCATCAGGTCGTCAAGGTAGTGTGGGATGAACTCTGTGACATGATGGGTCGCGAGAAGGCGGGCTTGGCCCTCCATTCTCAGCCGCCCACCGTGGTGATGATGGTCGGGTTGCAGGGTGCCGGAAAGACTACGACCTGCGGCAAACTGGGGCGTCTTTTCAAAGGTCAAGGGAAACGGGTGCTCTTAGTCGCTGCTGACCCGCGCCGACCTGCGGCGGGAGATCAGCTCAGCAGTCTTGGCCGCGATCTCGGGATTGATGTTCATCGCGTCGACAATGCGCAGGCCACTCAGGCGGACGTCGTGCGGATCTGTCAGGCCGGTGTCGAGCGTGGACGCGAGCAGGGATTTGATCTGGTTGTACTGGATACCGGCGGACGTCTGCACATTGATGATGCGTTGATGGGGGAGTTGGTCGCCGTGAAGACGGCGGTGGCGCCGCATGAAGTTTTGCTTGTGGCCGATGCTATGACAGGCCAGGACGCCGTCACGATGGCCACCCAGTTCGATCAGAAGGTGGGGCTTACTGGGGTCATCCTGACGAAGGTCGAAGGCGATGCCCGTGGCGGAGCGGTCTTATCCATCCGCGCGGTGACCGGCAAGCCGATTAAGTTTCTCGGGGTGGGCGAAAAGCTGGATGCCCTGGAAGTCTTTCACCCGGATCGGATGGCCTCCAGAATTCTCGGGATGGGCGACGTCCTCTCGCTGATCGAGAAGGCGCAGGCGACATTTACGCAGGAACAGGCCGAAGAGGCGCAGCAGCGCCTGACCAGTAACAGTTTTACGCTTGAGGATTTTCGCAAGCAGATGGCCCAGATGAACAAGCTGGGTTCATTGGAACAGATTCTCGGCATGTTGCCGGGTGGGCAGAAGTTGAAAAGTGTGATCGAGGGGGACAAGCCGGAGCGCGAGATGAAGCGGGTTACGGCGATGATCGATTCGATGACGACCCGCGAGCGGCGTGACCATACCATCATTAATGGCAGCCGGAAGAAGCGGATTGCTCGCGGCAGCGGCGCGAGCGTGCAGGAAGTGAATCGCCTGATCAAGCAGTTCTTGTCGGCGAAGAAGTTGGCTAAGGCCATGACGGGGACAGGGGGGCGGCGACAACTCGCCCAACTCATGCGCTCCATGTAG
- a CDS encoding DUF4321 domain-containing protein yields the protein MRKSPWVLLIFVLIGGLLGGILGEILHVMAPQGNIQSIFSTHFTPGISPPLTIDLVLLKFTIGFSIKVNLLSILGMFIGVYLYKHV from the coding sequence GTGAGAAAGTCACCCTGGGTTCTTCTCATTTTTGTCCTCATTGGTGGGCTACTCGGCGGAATTCTCGGAGAAATTCTGCACGTGATGGCACCGCAAGGTAACATTCAAAGCATCTTCTCCACGCATTTTACCCCTGGTATCAGCCCTCCTCTCACAATCGATTTGGTACTCCTCAAATTCACCATCGGATTCAGCATCAAGGTCAATTTACTGAGCATCCTCGGTATGTTTATCGGGGTCTATCTCTATAAACACGTCTAG
- the uvrB gene encoding excinuclease ABC subunit UvrB, whose protein sequence is MPSFKLEAPFHPCGHQPGAIAKLTAGVRAGRKHQALLGVTGSGKTFTMANLIEQVQKPTLVLVHNKTLAGQLYQEFKQFFPQNAVEYFISYYDYYQPEAYLPQTDTYIAKDSSINDAIDQMRHSATRSLLERNDVIIVSSVSCIYGLGSPEIYHGMLLYLEVGMEIRREKILAKLVEIQYARNDVDFHRGTFRARGDVIEIFPAASDAVSVRIELFGDVIDAIHEIDPLTGKSLGKLPKVPIYPNTHYLIAPDRYERAITGIEEELDERVLYFKKHNQLVEAQRIAQRTKFDLEMIRAMGYCHGIENYSRHLSGRASGEAPPTLIDYFPKDFLMIIDESHATVSQVGGMYAGDYSRKRTLVDYGFRLPSAVDNRPLKFEEFERILNQVIYVSATLGNYELEHAAEAVVEQIIRPTGLMDPCIEVQPAKGQVDHLLGEVRKEVAKGGRVLVTTLTKRMAEDLSEYYHELGLKVRYLHSDIKTLERAEIIRDLRRGVFDVLVGINLLREGLDLPEVTLVAILDADKEGYLRSYRSLIQTSGRAARNVEGRVVFYGDVITESMKVAMSETARRRLIQAEYNSAHGITPASIKKEIPALEYAVAELDYVQLDLVAEATEPYGKDETVGQMIVRLEAEMKAAAKELAFERAAELRNQIRALRLKDLDLKA, encoded by the coding sequence GTGCCGTCGTTCAAGCTCGAAGCCCCATTTCATCCTTGCGGTCATCAGCCTGGTGCGATCGCCAAGCTGACTGCCGGCGTTCGTGCCGGCAGGAAGCATCAAGCGCTGCTCGGGGTGACCGGATCGGGTAAGACCTTTACGATGGCGAACTTAATCGAGCAAGTTCAGAAGCCGACGCTCGTGCTCGTGCATAACAAGACCCTGGCCGGGCAGTTGTATCAGGAGTTTAAGCAGTTTTTCCCGCAGAACGCCGTCGAATATTTCATCAGTTACTACGACTACTATCAGCCTGAAGCCTATCTTCCCCAGACGGATACCTACATTGCCAAAGACTCGTCGATCAATGATGCGATCGATCAGATGCGTCACTCGGCCACCCGGTCGTTGCTGGAGCGGAACGATGTGATCATCGTGTCGTCGGTCTCGTGCATCTACGGGCTGGGTTCGCCGGAGATCTACCATGGCATGTTGCTGTATCTCGAAGTGGGGATGGAAATTCGTCGCGAGAAGATTTTGGCGAAACTCGTCGAGATCCAATACGCGCGGAACGATGTCGATTTCCATCGCGGGACGTTCCGCGCGCGCGGGGATGTCATTGAAATTTTCCCGGCGGCCAGCGATGCGGTCTCGGTTCGTATCGAACTGTTCGGCGATGTGATCGATGCGATCCACGAGATCGACCCACTGACCGGAAAGTCGTTGGGGAAATTGCCCAAAGTGCCGATCTATCCCAATACCCACTACTTGATTGCGCCGGATCGGTATGAGCGGGCGATCACGGGGATTGAGGAAGAGCTGGATGAGCGTGTGCTCTATTTCAAAAAGCACAATCAGCTCGTCGAAGCCCAACGTATCGCGCAACGGACGAAGTTTGATCTCGAAATGATTCGTGCCATGGGATATTGTCACGGCATTGAAAACTATTCCCGACATTTGAGCGGACGGGCCTCGGGCGAAGCTCCCCCTACGCTCATCGACTATTTCCCCAAAGACTTTCTCATGATCATCGATGAGTCGCATGCCACGGTTTCGCAAGTAGGTGGGATGTATGCAGGGGACTATTCACGGAAGCGGACATTGGTGGACTACGGCTTTCGATTGCCCTCCGCGGTGGATAACCGGCCGCTCAAGTTTGAGGAGTTTGAGCGGATCCTCAATCAGGTGATCTATGTGTCGGCGACGCTGGGGAACTATGAGCTCGAGCATGCGGCGGAGGCGGTGGTCGAGCAGATCATTCGTCCGACCGGATTGATGGATCCCTGCATCGAAGTGCAGCCGGCCAAGGGGCAAGTGGATCATCTCCTTGGAGAGGTGCGGAAGGAAGTGGCGAAGGGCGGCCGTGTCTTAGTGACGACCCTCACGAAGCGGATGGCCGAAGATCTCAGCGAGTATTACCATGAACTAGGATTGAAGGTGCGCTATCTTCATTCCGACATCAAAACGCTTGAACGGGCGGAGATCATCCGCGACTTGCGCCGGGGCGTATTCGATGTGCTGGTAGGAATCAATCTCCTCCGGGAAGGGCTGGATCTACCCGAGGTGACACTGGTGGCTATTCTTGACGCCGACAAGGAGGGCTATCTGCGTTCCTATCGGTCTCTGATCCAGACGTCCGGGCGTGCGGCTAGGAATGTTGAGGGCCGTGTGGTGTTTTACGGTGATGTCATCACCGAGTCGATGAAGGTCGCCATGTCGGAGACGGCTCGCCGGCGTCTGATCCAGGCCGAGTATAACTCAGCCCATGGGATAACTCCGGCGAGTATCAAGAAAGAGATTCCTGCGTTGGAGTATGCCGTGGCCGAGCTGGATTATGTTCAGCTGGATCTGGTGGCGGAGGCCACGGAGCCCTACGGCAAGGACGAAACAGTTGGTCAAATGATTGTTCGGTTAGAGGCCGAGATGAAGGCAGCAGCCAAAGAGCTGGCCTTCGAGCGTGCGGCAGAATTGCGCAATCAGATCAGAGCGTTGCGGTTGAAGGATTTGGACCTGAAGGCCTAG
- a CDS encoding RNA recognition motif domain-containing protein, whose amino-acid sequence MGSKIYVGGLPYSTTEQQLSDLFAVHGAVTSSRIITDKFTGQSRGFGFVEMSGDSEAQAAITALNGTQLGGRTLTVNEARPQEPRSGGGGGGRGGFGGGGGGRY is encoded by the coding sequence ATGGGTTCGAAGATTTACGTCGGTGGATTGCCCTACTCAACAACCGAGCAACAGCTGAGCGACTTGTTCGCTGTGCACGGAGCCGTGACGTCGTCACGCATCATCACGGACAAGTTCACGGGGCAGTCCCGTGGATTCGGTTTTGTGGAGATGTCGGGAGACAGCGAAGCGCAGGCGGCGATTACCGCGTTGAACGGCACGCAGCTCGGCGGCCGGACATTGACTGTGAATGAAGCCCGTCCTCAAGAGCCCCGTTCCGGCGGCGGCGGTGGCGGGCGTGGCGGATTTGGTGGCGGCGGCGGCGGTCGGTACTAA
- a CDS encoding thioredoxin domain-containing protein — MTQADSFPNRLITESSPYLRQHALNPVDWYAWGPEALAKAKAEDKPILLSIGYSACHWCHVMSHESFENREIAAVLNEHFVSVKVDREERPDLDDIYQKAAQVFLGRGGGWPLTMFLTPDQEPFYGGTYFPPVSRHNLPGFPQVLQGVLDAYRNHRDDVVKNVERVKAGLARVSTHQPSSEPLTDALLVDGVKDLELFFDPVNGGFGEGPKFPTVPPLSLLLRHTYRAKDATAQEKVLLQLRKMAAGGIYDHLGGGFHRYSVDGQWLIPHFEKMLYDNVQLVRIYLDGWRLTKEARFRQVVEETLEWTRRELTHADGAFFAAQDADSEGEEGRFFVWDQAEIMAVLGQELGAMFCRAYGVTDGGNFDGKTVLNRLGDSGSSVEAQEQLEATLRPARKKLLAAREQRVKPQRDENVLTSWNALAVSAFLDAYQTFGTPWYLSSAEQALTFLIDYAIADGRVSRTVAGGSGRIAGYLDDYAYLAAALLDAFETTSHSWYLEQAQVVANGMLTHFWDEGLGGFFFTAKDHETLIHRMKSGTDSAMPSGNAVAVQVLVRLFSLTGERTYYDRAEQTLRVFSQLMDQNAYGASGLLCGLDFFLSKPKEVVIVGARGNPLTESLLATLHQQYVPNKILLVIDEARRGKEGELPLAAGKVSVNGQPTAYVCQQYTCSAPVTESAQLESLL, encoded by the coding sequence ATGACACAGGCCGATTCGTTTCCCAACCGTCTCATCACGGAATCCAGCCCCTATCTCAGGCAGCATGCGCTGAATCCTGTCGACTGGTATGCCTGGGGCCCGGAGGCTTTGGCCAAGGCCAAGGCTGAAGATAAGCCGATTCTCCTGTCGATCGGCTACTCGGCTTGCCACTGGTGCCATGTCATGTCTCACGAGTCTTTCGAGAATCGTGAGATTGCGGCCGTGCTCAATGAACATTTTGTCAGCGTGAAGGTAGATCGAGAGGAGCGTCCCGATCTCGATGATATTTATCAGAAGGCCGCGCAGGTGTTTTTGGGGCGGGGAGGCGGCTGGCCGCTAACCATGTTCCTCACGCCGGATCAGGAACCGTTTTACGGCGGGACCTATTTCCCGCCCGTGTCGCGACACAATCTGCCGGGATTTCCGCAGGTGTTGCAAGGCGTTCTGGATGCCTACCGGAATCATCGTGACGACGTGGTGAAAAACGTCGAGCGGGTGAAGGCGGGATTGGCCAGGGTGAGTACGCATCAGCCCTCCTCTGAGCCGCTCACGGATGCGCTGCTGGTTGACGGTGTGAAGGATTTGGAACTGTTCTTTGATCCGGTCAACGGCGGATTCGGGGAGGGCCCTAAGTTTCCTACAGTGCCGCCGCTCAGTCTGTTGTTGCGCCATACCTATCGAGCGAAAGACGCGACGGCGCAAGAGAAGGTCTTGCTGCAGTTGCGAAAGATGGCGGCCGGCGGGATCTATGATCATCTCGGCGGCGGGTTTCACCGGTATTCGGTCGATGGACAATGGCTCATTCCGCATTTCGAAAAGATGCTCTATGACAATGTGCAATTGGTGCGCATCTATCTAGACGGCTGGCGACTGACCAAAGAGGCGCGGTTCCGCCAGGTAGTTGAAGAGACGCTCGAATGGACTCGTCGGGAACTGACGCATGCTGATGGAGCCTTTTTTGCTGCGCAGGACGCCGATAGTGAAGGTGAGGAAGGCCGGTTTTTTGTCTGGGATCAGGCGGAAATTATGGCCGTGCTCGGACAGGAGTTGGGTGCGATGTTCTGCCGCGCCTATGGCGTGACCGATGGCGGCAATTTCGACGGGAAGACAGTGCTGAATCGGCTGGGGGATTCTGGATCGTCTGTGGAGGCTCAGGAGCAGCTTGAGGCGACCCTGCGTCCGGCCAGGAAGAAATTGTTGGCAGCCCGCGAGCAGCGCGTGAAACCCCAACGGGACGAAAATGTTCTCACGAGCTGGAATGCCCTCGCCGTCTCGGCTTTTCTTGATGCCTACCAGACCTTCGGGACTCCGTGGTACTTGTCATCGGCGGAGCAGGCCTTGACGTTTTTGATCGACTACGCGATTGCCGATGGTCGTGTGTCTCGCACGGTCGCCGGAGGAAGCGGGCGGATCGCCGGCTATCTTGATGACTATGCTTATCTGGCGGCGGCCTTACTCGATGCCTTCGAGACGACTTCCCATAGCTGGTATTTGGAGCAGGCTCAGGTCGTGGCGAATGGTATGCTGACGCACTTCTGGGATGAAGGACTCGGCGGATTCTTTTTCACGGCCAAGGATCATGAGACACTCATCCATCGAATGAAGTCCGGCACGGATAGCGCGATGCCGTCCGGCAATGCGGTGGCGGTGCAGGTGCTGGTTCGCCTCTTTTCTTTGACGGGGGAACGGACGTATTATGATCGCGCAGAGCAGACGCTGCGGGTATTTTCCCAGTTAATGGATCAGAATGCCTATGGGGCATCCGGACTTCTCTGCGGGTTGGACTTCTTCTTGTCCAAACCGAAAGAAGTGGTGATTGTGGGGGCACGGGGCAATCCACTGACAGAGTCGCTTCTGGCCACGTTGCATCAGCAGTATGTGCCGAACAAGATCCTCCTGGTCATTGATGAGGCACGCCGAGGAAAAGAGGGCGAGCTGCCGCTGGCTGCGGGGAAAGTGAGCGTGAATGGACAGCCGACGGCCTATGTTTGCCAGCAGTACACCTGTTCGGCGCCGGTGACGGAGAGCGCTCAATTGGAATCGCTTTTATAG
- a CDS encoding M20/M25/M40 family metallo-hydrolase has translation MTRHLTIAFLATRRMALGLIILCLISAEPVSAQSSDAGLQTSLSTLSTERMLADIRTLSAPSFNGRLAGSDDDVQSAKWVAQELTAARLRLPPIMNGALNVPFLSGRNGTPLGVMASIIPTSTIQPDPELRIGNTDHMTTVILGPDYLPVFDSPTAQAQGRVIFVGYGIVDPARGIDDYAGVDVANRIVLFLRGKPEHYQQPVSHADKVRFARDRGALAYLTATGPILNPYEARRGITGKPSAFYGQLPPDQAIPGAWISTALAEQILAAPSDADRLRHLQEQLNKDGLSRATQTDHYAALRWNTMTQEGLLTNVIGMLPGTGPDAIIIGAHRDHFGRPAGLLFPGADDNASGTAVMLEVARALAKSDLRPQRTILFVSFSGEENNLLGSRLYIARPLVPLASTKAMINIDHAGIGNGRLTVGVTGLEKTVAQQAGEPAGLASKLDVFGFFPGGDHVPFKEAGVPTVTVVSGGIHPHYHQPTDTTDTLSPDMLMTTARYVLSLAWQLANEP, from the coding sequence ATGACACGCCACCTGACCATAGCATTTCTGGCAACCCGCCGCATGGCCCTGGGTCTGATCATCCTGTGCCTGATCAGCGCCGAACCTGTATCGGCGCAATCATCCGACGCGGGACTTCAGACCTCCCTGAGCACCCTCTCAACCGAACGGATGCTGGCCGACATTCGCACGCTCAGCGCCCCCTCGTTCAATGGACGCCTGGCCGGCAGTGACGACGATGTGCAATCAGCGAAATGGGTTGCGCAAGAACTTACCGCAGCCAGACTACGACTTCCCCCTATCATGAACGGCGCACTCAACGTTCCCTTTCTCAGCGGAAGGAATGGCACACCGCTCGGCGTGATGGCGTCGATCATCCCAACGTCAACGATTCAACCGGATCCAGAGCTTCGAATCGGCAACACCGACCACATGACGACCGTCATCCTCGGCCCCGACTACTTACCGGTGTTCGACTCCCCCACTGCACAGGCACAAGGGCGCGTCATCTTTGTCGGTTACGGCATCGTCGATCCCGCTCGCGGCATCGATGACTATGCCGGCGTGGATGTCGCCAATCGCATCGTTCTCTTCCTGCGGGGTAAGCCTGAGCATTACCAGCAGCCGGTCAGCCACGCAGACAAAGTTCGATTCGCACGAGACCGCGGAGCGCTCGCCTACTTGACCGCCACAGGGCCGATTCTCAACCCCTATGAAGCCCGGCGCGGCATCACGGGAAAGCCCAGCGCATTCTACGGACAGCTCCCTCCCGATCAAGCCATACCCGGCGCATGGATTAGCACGGCGCTCGCGGAACAGATCCTTGCCGCGCCGAGCGACGCAGATCGCCTTCGTCATCTTCAGGAACAGCTCAATAAGGATGGTTTGTCCCGCGCAACGCAAACGGATCACTACGCCGCGCTCCGCTGGAACACCATGACTCAGGAAGGTCTGCTTACAAACGTGATCGGTATGCTCCCCGGCACCGGCCCGGACGCCATCATCATCGGGGCCCATCGCGATCACTTCGGCCGACCGGCGGGACTGCTCTTCCCCGGCGCCGACGACAATGCCTCCGGCACCGCCGTGATGTTGGAAGTGGCGCGCGCATTGGCAAAATCAGACCTGCGCCCGCAGCGCACGATCCTCTTTGTATCGTTTAGCGGCGAAGAAAATAACCTGCTCGGCTCGCGCCTCTACATCGCCCGCCCCCTCGTGCCCCTCGCGTCAACCAAAGCCATGATCAACATCGACCATGCCGGAATCGGCAATGGACGCTTGACGGTCGGGGTGACAGGGCTGGAGAAAACTGTCGCGCAGCAAGCGGGAGAACCGGCGGGTCTCGCATCCAAGCTCGATGTGTTTGGATTCTTCCCCGGCGGCGACCATGTCCCGTTTAAAGAAGCCGGCGTGCCGACCGTCACCGTCGTCAGCGGCGGGATTCATCCCCACTATCATCAGCCGACCGATACCACCGACACCCTCAGCCCTGACATGCTCATGACAACCGCGCGCTACGTCCTGTCATTGGCGTGGCAACTGGCGAATGAACCGTAA